Proteins co-encoded in one Candidatus Nealsonbacteria bacterium CG07_land_8_20_14_0_80_39_13 genomic window:
- a CDS encoding HicB family protein: protein MKQKFTAIYKKRGKWYLGWIEEIPGVNTQGRTIKEARENLREALFLILETNRLIVKKEIGKVFAREQFTISV from the coding sequence ATGAAACAGAAATTTACAGCTATATATAAAAAGAGAGGGAAATGGTATTTGGGATGGATAGAGGAAATTCCGGGGGTTAATACTCAAGGCAGAACCATTAAAGAAGCAAGGGAAAATCTTAGAGAAGCGCTTTTTTTAATCCTTGAAACAAATCGATTGATAGTAAAAAAAGAAATCGGCAAGGTTTTCGCCAGAGAGCAATTCACTATCTCTGTTTAA
- a CDS encoding DNA alkylation repair protein, with product MEAKSVLLKLKKFSNPKNVAGMTRFGIQGKKMLGVSMPELRELGKEIGKDSKLSQELWETGIHEARILAGIIAEPKIFTEKQMDRWIKDFDSWDVCDRVCLNLFWQLPPACEKCVEWSSREREFEKRAGFALMAVLAVKDKKIKNEQFEIFFPIIIKASDDERNFVRKAVNWALRQIGKRNAVLNKKAIEVAKKILKKESKTAKWIANDAIRELTGNAIQTRLK from the coding sequence ATGGAAGCTAAGAGTGTTTTGTTAAAACTTAAAAAATTTTCTAATCCTAAAAATGTTGCCGGCATGACTCGTTTTGGCATTCAGGGCAAGAAAATGTTAGGGGTTTCTATGCCGGAGTTGAGGGAGTTGGGAAAGGAAATCGGGAAGGACAGTAAATTATCTCAAGAACTTTGGGAAACAGGAATTCATGAAGCGAGGATTTTGGCAGGCATAATCGCTGAGCCGAAAATTTTTACTGAAAAACAAATGGATCGATGGATAAAGGATTTCGATTCTTGGGATGTCTGCGATCGGGTTTGTCTTAATTTATTTTGGCAGTTGCCACCGGCTTGCGAAAAGTGCGTTGAATGGAGTTCCCGCGAACGTGAATTTGAAAAAAGAGCCGGGTTTGCTTTGATGGCTGTTCTGGCCGTGAAAGATAAAAAAATAAAAAATGAACAGTTTGAAATTTTTTTTCCGATTATCATAAAGGCGTCCGATGATGAAAGGAATTTTGTCAGAAAGGCTGTTAATTGGGCGTTGAGGCAGATAGGGAAGCGGAACGCAGTTTTAAATAAAAAGGCCATTGAGGTTGCTAAGAAAATTTTGAAGAAGGAGTCAAAAACCGCCAAATGGATCGCCAACGACGCCATCAGAGAATTAACCGGCAACGCAATCCAAACCCGACTTAAATAA